The following are encoded in a window of Gossypium raimondii isolate GPD5lz chromosome 13, ASM2569854v1, whole genome shotgun sequence genomic DNA:
- the LOC128036204 gene encoding uncharacterized protein LOC128036204 translates to MKILSWNVRGLGSPRARRRLRYSLKQHNPQMVFLMETKVDKQRMERVRRNCGFLNGIDIEADGSKGGLCLAWKGELCVDLRSFSRNHIDVLITEENVKEQWRFTGFYESPYVKNKSESWNLLKKLGQDKGFPWLVGGDFNEIMYSFEEVGGLQREESRMQAFRETLEECQIEDLGYSGVWFTWERGNLPETNIRERLDRGVINDKWRSLFPAGSVKHLTHTISDHCPILLNTGGDILFRRTTKFKFEAWWLMEETCEKTIRESWESGTGTVVERLERLRLDLTTWARMIKSGREGLKARLMKHLDTLMAKERTDDMLGEIIDLITD, encoded by the coding sequence atgaaaattttaagttggaaTGTTCGTGGATTGGGGAGTCCACGAGCTAGGCGGAGACTGCGTTACTCTTTAAAGCAGCATAATCCCCAAATGGTCTTCTTGATGGAGACAAAAGTTGATAAACAAAGGATGGAGAGAGTGAGACGTAATTGCGGTTTTTTAAATGGAATTGATATTGAAGCAGATGGTTCAAAAGGAGGCTTATGCTTAGCATGGAAAGGAGAATTGTGTGTTGACTTGCGAAGTTTCTCGAGAAATCATATTGATGTTTTGATTACAGAGGAGAATGTTAAGGAACAGTGGAGATTCACAGGGTTCTACGAATCTCCTTAtgtcaaaaataaaagtgaGTCGTGGAAtctattgaagaaattggggcAAGACAAAGGTTTCCCATGGTTGGTTGGGGGTGATTTTAACGAGATAATGTATTCCTTTGAGGAAGTTGGGGGTTTACAAAGAGAGGAGAGTAGAATGCAGGCCTTTCGAGAAACACTTGAAGAATGTCAAATAGAGGACTTGGGATACTCGGGAGTGTGGTTTACTTGGGAAAGGGGTAATTTGCCGGAAACAAATATTAGAGAAAGACTTGACAGGGGAGTGATTAATGACAAATGGAGGTCTCTTTTCCCGGCAGGAAGTGTTAAACATTTAACCCATACAATTTCTGACCATTGCCCAATTCTTCTTAACACGGGTGGGGATATACTCTTCAGGAGAactacaaaattcaaattcgaGGCATGGTGGCTGATGGAGGAGACGTGCGAGAAAACAATTAGAGAATCTTGGGAGTCAGGAACTGGTACAGTAGTGGAGAGACTTGAAAGATTACGGTTAGATTTAACAACATGGGCGAGGATGATTAAAAGTGGGCGAGAGGGGCTTAAGGCAAGACTCATGAAACATCTTGATACGTTAATGGCAAAAGAGAGGACTGACGACATGTTGGGGGAAATTATTGATCTGATTACTGATTAA